A portion of the Chlamydiota bacterium genome contains these proteins:
- the ccsA gene encoding cytochrome c biogenesis protein CcsA produces the protein MDPALINAALALYLAACVAGVLYLLGRPASLYRISISAATGGFAALSLGIVLRWMHAGHAPLTTLYETAVFLAWASWAVAFALLVPRRMREPAALAPFVCAACLAGASTLDPSIRPLVPALRSNWLVVHVAASFLGYAGFTAGAAAGIGTALALRRGTPADGWERSATLCIRFGFLFLTYGILTGSVWANEAWTTWWGWDPKETWALLTWLFYLAFLSLRPRTGASRARLTALFSVAGLLFVLFTYLGVSFLLPGLHSYL, from the coding sequence ATGGACCCCGCGCTGATCAACGCCGCCCTGGCGCTCTACCTGGCCGCCTGCGTCGCGGGCGTCCTGTACCTGCTGGGGAGACCCGCCTCCCTGTACCGGATCTCGATCTCGGCGGCGACCGGCGGCTTCGCGGCCCTCTCGCTCGGCATCGTTCTCAGGTGGATGCACGCGGGGCACGCCCCCCTGACCACCCTCTACGAGACCGCCGTCTTTCTCGCCTGGGCATCGTGGGCCGTGGCCTTTGCGCTCCTCGTCCCCCGGCGGATGCGGGAGCCCGCGGCGCTGGCGCCGTTCGTCTGCGCCGCCTGTCTCGCCGGCGCATCCACCCTCGACCCCTCGATCCGCCCCCTCGTCCCCGCCCTGCGGAGCAACTGGCTGGTCGTCCACGTGGCCGCGAGCTTCCTCGGCTACGCCGGCTTCACCGCCGGCGCGGCGGCGGGGATCGGCACCGCGTTGGCCCTGCGGCGCGGAACGCCCGCGGATGGATGGGAACGGTCGGCGACGCTCTGCATCCGCTTCGGGTTCCTCTTCCTCACCTACGGGATCTTGACCGGATCGGTCTGGGCCAACGAGGCGTGGACCACCTGGTGGGGGTGGGACCCCAAGGAGACCTGGGCGCTTCTCACCTGGCTCTTCTATCTCGCCTTCCTCTCCCTCAGGCCCCGGACGGGCGCCTCGCGGGCCCGCCTGACCGCCCTCTTCTCCGTGGCCGGGCTCCTCTTCGTGCTCTTCACCTACCTCGGGGTGAGCTTCCTCCTCCCCGGCCTTCACAGCTACCTCTGA
- a CDS encoding cytochrome c biogenesis protein ResB, translated as MKRFPVLCASPGVSAGLLVCLGFLSAAGSLLPPPRAAAFAGSPLFSLLCALLFLNLLLGVLLPGSRAPRAVLMRLGAMLILLGGFVGARAGMRGRVQLYPGQEVRAFDDGKGGSFDPGFSLRLDRFAVERYPGGALELGISVPGAEGMELYRVRIGRWTGPEGLRVLPLRYIPDFKVAASGEIVERSASPNNPALEVEVRAGGETERGWLLARFPGFPPLGLSRTLRSGRIVFLDRGSERVQSYASEVTILRDGAPAAKGRIEVNRPLRIGGWKVYQSTYDRTGWQWSGLEFVRDPGVPLVYCGFALLALGVTLWTARGGPGEEDAWTPR; from the coding sequence ATGAAACGGTTCCCGGTGCTCTGCGCCTCTCCCGGCGTCTCCGCGGGGCTCCTCGTCTGCCTCGGATTCCTCTCGGCCGCCGGCTCCCTGCTGCCGCCGCCGCGCGCCGCGGCGTTCGCCGGTTCGCCTCTTTTCTCCCTCCTCTGCGCCCTCCTCTTCCTCAATCTCCTGCTCGGCGTCCTCCTGCCAGGCAGCCGGGCGCCCCGGGCCGTCCTCATGCGCCTGGGCGCGATGCTCATACTGCTCGGGGGATTCGTGGGCGCCCGGGCGGGGATGCGCGGGCGGGTGCAGCTCTACCCCGGCCAGGAGGTCCGCGCGTTCGATGACGGCAAGGGGGGGAGCTTCGACCCCGGCTTCTCCCTCCGGCTCGACCGTTTCGCCGTGGAGCGTTACCCGGGGGGCGCGCTGGAACTGGGCATCAGCGTCCCCGGCGCGGAAGGGATGGAACTATACCGGGTCCGTATCGGGCGATGGACCGGTCCGGAGGGGCTGCGGGTCCTCCCCCTGCGCTATATCCCCGACTTCAAGGTGGCCGCGTCGGGGGAGATCGTCGAGCGGAGCGCCTCCCCCAACAATCCGGCGCTCGAGGTCGAGGTGCGCGCGGGCGGGGAGACGGAACGCGGCTGGCTGCTCGCCCGCTTCCCCGGCTTCCCTCCCCTGGGGCTGAGCCGGACCCTGCGGAGCGGGCGCATCGTCTTCCTGGACCGCGGCTCCGAGCGGGTGCAATCGTACGCGTCGGAGGTCACCATCCTCCGAGACGGCGCCCCGGCGGCGAAGGGGAGGATCGAGGTCAACCGCCCGCTCAGGATCGGCGGCTGGAAAGTCTACCAGTCGACGTACGACCGCACAGGATGGCAGTGGAGCGGGCTCGAGTTCGTGCGCGACCCGGGCGTCCCGCTCGTCTACTGCGGCTTCGCCCTGCTCGCCCTCGGCGTCACGCTCTGGACGGCGCGCGGCGGCCCCGGGGAGGAGGACGCATGGACCCCGCGCTGA
- a CDS encoding cytochrome B6, which translates to MKRSAPVLIALCLVFAPACAGLLAAEEASRPRIEPAWESSYSPVVVTEPFEETMHKDIAAKPARMKRQMDLLNERYDLSKNIADDATMSGGKPLPVGPTARLKNGLTWDTLAAMSPEEIKEKGVFPYLPLPHPVHEVGGMVFPEMVLKEFDRLKRFDMDFDLPEHFLPEFPAPMYLTTHKGMGDVSQGRNVTIDNYHILFNGLLNPKQLEGLRLLVTQFPQQQFNATEDRKSEKPSLGVTCFDCHANGHTVAATHLVGDIRPQSHRSRLDVPSLRGVNIQRLFGSQRGLKSVEDFTEFEQRAAYFDGDPVMATKKGANILERGSQVHFMAEFQALLDFPPAPKLDVFGRLRKDAATESELRGEAVFFSKGRCAECHPAPYYTDNGMYDLQVERFYAPRMINGQYIRAEGPIKTFPLRGIKDSPPYLHDGRLLTLEDTAEFFNLILDLKLSAQEKKDLVAFMRAL; encoded by the coding sequence ATGAAGAGATCCGCGCCCGTTTTGATCGCCCTGTGTCTCGTCTTCGCGCCCGCCTGCGCGGGTCTCCTCGCCGCCGAGGAGGCCTCGCGGCCCAGGATCGAACCCGCGTGGGAGTCCAGCTACTCCCCGGTGGTGGTGACGGAGCCGTTCGAGGAGACGATGCACAAGGACATCGCCGCCAAGCCGGCGCGGATGAAACGCCAGATGGACCTCCTCAACGAGCGCTACGACCTGTCGAAGAATATCGCCGACGACGCGACGATGTCGGGGGGGAAACCGCTCCCCGTCGGCCCCACGGCGAGGCTGAAGAACGGCCTCACCTGGGATACGCTCGCCGCGATGAGCCCGGAGGAGATCAAGGAGAAGGGCGTCTTCCCGTACCTCCCGCTCCCCCATCCGGTCCATGAGGTCGGCGGAATGGTCTTCCCGGAGATGGTGCTGAAGGAGTTCGACCGGCTGAAGCGGTTCGACATGGACTTCGACCTGCCGGAGCATTTCCTCCCCGAGTTTCCGGCCCCGATGTACCTCACCACGCACAAGGGCATGGGCGATGTCTCGCAGGGGCGCAACGTCACCATCGACAACTACCATATCCTCTTCAACGGGCTGTTGAACCCCAAGCAGCTCGAGGGGCTGCGGCTCCTCGTGACGCAGTTCCCGCAGCAGCAGTTCAACGCGACCGAGGACCGCAAATCCGAGAAGCCGAGCCTCGGCGTGACCTGCTTCGACTGCCACGCCAACGGCCATACCGTCGCCGCCACGCACCTCGTGGGCGACATCCGGCCGCAGAGCCACCGGAGCAGGCTCGACGTCCCGTCGCTGCGCGGCGTCAATATCCAGCGCCTCTTCGGGTCGCAGCGCGGGCTCAAGAGCGTCGAGGATTTTACCGAGTTCGAGCAGCGGGCCGCGTACTTCGACGGCGACCCGGTGATGGCCACGAAGAAGGGCGCCAACATCCTCGAGCGCGGCAGCCAGGTCCACTTCATGGCCGAGTTCCAGGCGCTGCTGGACTTCCCGCCCGCGCCGAAGCTCGACGTCTTCGGGCGGCTGAGGAAGGACGCGGCCACCGAGTCCGAGCTCAGGGGGGAGGCCGTCTTCTTCAGCAAGGGCCGCTGCGCGGAGTGCCACCCGGCCCCCTACTACACCGACAACGGTATGTACGACCTCCAGGTCGAGCGCTTCTACGCGCCGCGGATGATCAACGGGCAGTATATCCGCGCCGAGGGGCCGATCAAGACCTTCCCGCTGCGCGGGATCAAGGACTCGCCGCCGTACCTGCACGACGGGCGTTTGCTGACGCTGGAGGACACGGCCGAGTTCTTCAATCTGATCCTGGATCTGAAGCTGAGCGCGCAGGAGAAGAAGGATCTGGTCGCCTTCATGCGGGCGCTCTAG
- the hemA gene encoding glutamyl-tRNA reductase, producing the protein MRRRIVCLSQRARVSSPRGGRIFIPRELLFAETRSLRSAPGVLEAVILSTCLRFEIYAALEEGVGIPGPIADYLRLAHGVDPAAPGASISVFEEGDAVRHLFEVVCGLDSSIVGEKQIVAQVKEAYHAAHAAGCTGPVLNRLFQKCLNVSKRVRTRTGIDRGVCSAASLAVTLVRRRLGTLEGARALVLGAGQMGKLAALNLAANGCGAIRFAARSEENARIVAGQCGAACIPFGAVSKALDETDILLAATGAPHQVVGYATIGEAMKRRGGRPLCIVDLADPPDVDPRVASIGGVTLYTLRCVDALAEAPKQARLAAMRNARAMIEESIGEFARARETARRAAACAV; encoded by the coding sequence ATGCGTCGCCGCATCGTCTGCCTTTCACAGCGGGCGCGCGTCTCCTCCCCGCGAGGCGGGCGCATCTTCATCCCCCGGGAGCTTCTTTTCGCCGAGACCCGCTCCCTGCGGAGCGCACCCGGCGTCCTCGAGGCCGTCATCCTCTCCACCTGCCTGCGTTTCGAGATCTACGCCGCGCTGGAGGAGGGCGTCGGGATCCCGGGGCCGATCGCGGACTACCTCCGCCTCGCGCACGGGGTCGACCCGGCCGCGCCGGGGGCGTCGATCTCCGTCTTCGAGGAGGGGGACGCGGTGCGGCACCTCTTCGAGGTCGTCTGCGGCCTCGACTCATCCATCGTCGGGGAGAAGCAGATCGTCGCCCAGGTGAAGGAGGCATACCACGCCGCGCACGCCGCCGGCTGCACCGGGCCCGTGCTCAACCGGCTCTTCCAGAAGTGCCTGAACGTATCCAAGCGGGTCCGGACGCGGACCGGCATAGACCGCGGCGTCTGTTCCGCCGCCTCGCTCGCGGTGACGCTCGTCCGGCGGCGGCTCGGGACGCTCGAGGGCGCGCGCGCCCTGGTCCTCGGCGCGGGGCAGATGGGAAAGCTCGCCGCCCTCAACCTCGCCGCGAACGGGTGCGGCGCGATCCGCTTCGCCGCGCGCTCCGAGGAGAACGCGCGCATCGTCGCGGGGCAGTGCGGCGCCGCGTGCATACCGTTCGGCGCCGTCTCCAAGGCGCTGGATGAGACGGATATCCTCCTTGCCGCCACCGGCGCCCCGCACCAGGTCGTAGGGTACGCGACGATCGGGGAGGCGATGAAACGACGGGGGGGCCGGCCCCTCTGCATCGTCGATCTCGCCGACCCGCCTGACGTGGACCCCCGCGTCGCGTCGATCGGGGGGGTGACGCTCTATACGCTGCGCTGCGTCGACGCGCTCGCGGAGGCGCCGAAACAGGCCCGCCTCGCGGCGATGAGGAACGCCCGGGCCATGATAGAGGAGTCTATCGGGGAGTTCGCCCGCGCGCGGGAAACGGCGAGACGCGCCGCCGCCTGCGCCGTCTGA
- the miaB gene encoding tRNA (N6-isopentenyl adenosine(37)-C2)-methylthiotransferase MiaB, protein MNELDSETIAGLFEQDGWALTDLEREADFVVFNTCAVRQHAEDRVWGALFALKERAAREPGFGVAVCGCMAQARAAEIARRCPWVRVVCGTRSFDRLPALVAEAEREGRTLIDVATDREPPHGSLPRRRGGRLKGFVAAMRGCGAYCAYCIVPYVRGGEVSRPPGEVVAEVKRLARDGCRELMLLGQNVNRYSSERVSFAGLLRRVGAVEGILRVRFMTSHPRDFPEELIDAMAETPRVCPHLHLPLQSGSDRILSLMNRGYTIAHYRILVERLRERVPGIAVTTDLIAGFPGETEEDFRDTLQALEEIRFDDAFVFKYSDREGTRAARMGPKVPPEEIRRRHAAILRLQGTINAEKHASAAGTEVEVLVEGVSRRNPNRLFGRTAENRRVVFAGGRGLTERLVRVIITDTTPITLIGDVRG, encoded by the coding sequence ATGAACGAACTGGACTCCGAGACGATCGCGGGGCTGTTCGAGCAGGACGGATGGGCGCTCACGGACCTCGAGCGGGAGGCGGATTTCGTCGTGTTCAACACCTGCGCCGTCCGGCAACATGCCGAGGACCGGGTCTGGGGGGCTCTGTTCGCCCTGAAGGAGCGCGCCGCGCGGGAACCGGGTTTCGGGGTGGCCGTCTGCGGCTGCATGGCCCAGGCGCGGGCGGCGGAGATCGCCCGGCGCTGCCCGTGGGTTCGGGTCGTCTGCGGCACGCGGTCGTTCGACCGGCTCCCCGCGCTCGTCGCAGAGGCGGAGCGGGAGGGGAGGACGCTGATCGATGTCGCGACCGACAGGGAGCCGCCGCACGGGTCCCTTCCCCGGAGGCGGGGGGGGCGCCTCAAAGGGTTCGTCGCGGCGATGCGGGGCTGCGGCGCCTACTGCGCCTACTGTATCGTGCCGTACGTGCGGGGGGGGGAGGTCAGTCGGCCGCCCGGGGAGGTCGTCGCGGAGGTGAAACGGCTCGCGCGGGACGGCTGCCGCGAGTTGATGCTGCTGGGGCAGAACGTCAACCGCTACTCCTCCGAACGGGTCTCGTTCGCGGGGCTCCTCAGACGCGTCGGCGCCGTCGAGGGGATCCTCCGCGTCCGTTTCATGACCTCGCACCCGCGGGATTTTCCCGAGGAGCTCATCGACGCGATGGCCGAGACGCCCCGGGTCTGCCCGCACCTCCACCTGCCGCTCCAGTCCGGATCGGACCGGATACTCTCCCTGATGAACCGCGGCTACACGATCGCCCACTACCGCATCCTCGTCGAACGCCTCCGGGAACGGGTGCCCGGCATCGCCGTCACCACCGACCTGATCGCGGGGTTCCCGGGGGAGACGGAGGAGGATTTCAGGGACACCCTCCAGGCGCTGGAGGAGATCCGGTTCGACGACGCGTTCGTCTTTAAATACTCCGACCGCGAGGGGACGCGGGCGGCGCGGATGGGCCCGAAGGTGCCCCCGGAGGAGATCAGGCGGCGGCACGCGGCGATCCTGCGGCTCCAGGGCACCATCAACGCCGAGAAGCACGCCTCGGCGGCGGGCACGGAGGTCGAGGTGCTCGTCGAGGGGGTGAGCCGCCGGAACCCGAACCGCCTCTTCGGCAGGACGGCGGAGAACCGTCGCGTGGTCTTCGCGGGGGGGCGAGGATTGACAGAGAGACTTGTTCGTGTTATAATTACAGATACTACGCCGATCACGCTGATCGGCGATGTCAGGGGGTGA
- a CDS encoding LapA family protein has product MPPVAVKDPMPEKTVVKLIAALVICIVLIVFAIQNFGHECRIRLFFWNIGKWPVSVIIFVSILIGVLIAVCEILPHVMRLRRRLQDAEEALRNAVAARAARDRTPPHP; this is encoded by the coding sequence ATGCCTCCGGTTGCAGTCAAGGACCCGATGCCAGAGAAGACGGTCGTCAAGCTCATCGCCGCCCTGGTGATCTGCATCGTGCTGATCGTGTTCGCCATCCAGAACTTCGGCCACGAGTGCCGGATCAGGCTCTTCTTCTGGAACATCGGGAAGTGGCCGGTCAGCGTCATCATCTTCGTCTCGATCCTGATCGGGGTGCTGATCGCCGTCTGCGAGATCCTCCCGCACGTGATGCGCCTTCGCAGGCGTCTGCAGGATGCCGAGGAAGCGCTGAGGAACGCCGTCGCCGCGCGCGCCGCGCGCGACAGGACCCCGCCGCATCCCTGA
- the mutS gene encoding DNA mismatch repair protein MutS — protein MQLTPMMQQYRRIKRETPPSILMFRLGDFYEMFFEDAVTASRVLGITLTGRESGKGNRVPMCGVPYHAAQEYIAKLIRAGHKVAVCDQIEDPSLAKGLVKREVTRVVTPGTALEEELLGAGSNNYLAAIHRAGGLYGLSCLDLSTGEFLATELSCEADLLNEIARLSPSEFLLPRALAEDAAFMKALRRVSDKLVNPCDDWLFEREGAFRRLRELFRTQSLDGFGCAGLTVAASAAGAAVQYLKDAGHASLAHVTKIVPYAADRALVIDLATQRNLELARNLRDGGREGTLLAVLDRTATAMGARLLKGWLLRPLADPDEISARLDGVEELAGNPAAAAALARLLADFKDTERLIARIDCGRANARDLLSLGQSLALLPALAETVASLKAPILAGARGLLEDAGDLAALIEKAIDPAAPLTIREGGIIRQGYDAALDEVRAVSRGGKEWIAALQKREAERTGIRSLKVGYNRVFGYYLEVTKANLGMVPPDYVRKQTLVNAERFVTPELKEHEERVLNAEGKAAAMEYELFGAIRERVVAETERIQRIGRGAALLDVLQALASVAKRNNYVRPVVNGADLIEIVDGRHPVIELSLAGERFVPNDTLLNTETDQLLIITGPNMAGKSTYIRQTALIVLMAQMGSFVPAARATIGVADRIFTRVGASDELSRGQSTFMVEMNETANILNNATERSLIVLDEIGRGTSTFDGISIAWAVAEYLHNTPAVRARTLFATHYHELTELQMNLPGVKNYNVAVREWNDEIIFLRKIVPGGTDKSYGIHVARLAGLPGRVIERAKDILNALEDGCIREERLPQPEEQAGGPAPPRQMSLFDARPSPIAEQLRRLDLDRMTPLEAMHLLKRLKEMNDG, from the coding sequence ATGCAGCTCACGCCGATGATGCAGCAGTACCGCCGGATCAAGCGCGAGACCCCTCCCTCGATCCTGATGTTCCGCCTCGGCGATTTCTACGAGATGTTCTTCGAGGACGCCGTCACCGCCTCGCGCGTCCTGGGGATCACGCTCACCGGGCGCGAGAGCGGGAAGGGGAACCGGGTCCCGATGTGCGGGGTCCCCTACCACGCGGCGCAGGAGTACATCGCCAAGCTGATCCGCGCCGGGCACAAGGTGGCCGTCTGCGACCAGATCGAGGACCCGTCGCTCGCCAAGGGGCTCGTGAAGCGGGAGGTGACGAGGGTCGTCACGCCCGGGACCGCGCTCGAGGAGGAGCTGCTGGGGGCGGGGAGCAACAACTATCTCGCGGCGATCCACCGCGCGGGGGGCCTCTACGGGCTCTCCTGCCTCGATCTCTCCACCGGCGAGTTCCTCGCGACCGAGCTTTCGTGCGAGGCGGACCTGCTGAACGAGATCGCCCGGCTGTCGCCGAGCGAGTTTTTGCTCCCCCGCGCGCTCGCCGAGGACGCGGCGTTCATGAAGGCGCTCCGGCGGGTGTCGGACAAGCTGGTCAATCCGTGCGACGACTGGCTCTTCGAGCGGGAGGGCGCCTTCCGGCGTCTCCGGGAGCTCTTCCGCACCCAGTCGCTCGACGGCTTCGGCTGCGCCGGGCTCACCGTCGCCGCCTCGGCGGCCGGGGCGGCGGTCCAGTACCTCAAGGACGCCGGGCACGCCTCGCTGGCCCACGTGACGAAGATCGTCCCGTACGCGGCGGACCGCGCGCTGGTGATCGATCTCGCCACCCAGCGCAACCTCGAGCTCGCGCGCAACCTCCGCGACGGTGGGCGCGAGGGGACCCTGCTCGCCGTCCTGGACCGCACCGCGACCGCGATGGGCGCGCGCCTGCTCAAGGGGTGGCTCCTCCGGCCCCTCGCGGACCCGGATGAGATATCGGCCCGCCTCGACGGGGTGGAGGAGCTCGCCGGGAACCCGGCGGCCGCGGCCGCCCTCGCGCGCCTCCTCGCCGACTTCAAGGACACCGAGCGCCTGATCGCCCGGATCGACTGCGGGCGCGCGAACGCGCGCGACCTCCTCTCCCTCGGGCAGTCGCTCGCGCTCCTGCCCGCGCTCGCGGAAACGGTCGCTTCGCTGAAGGCGCCGATCCTCGCCGGCGCCCGGGGCCTTCTCGAGGACGCCGGTGATCTCGCGGCGCTCATCGAGAAGGCGATCGATCCGGCCGCCCCGCTCACAATCCGCGAGGGCGGGATCATCCGCCAGGGGTACGACGCGGCGCTCGACGAGGTCCGGGCCGTCTCCCGCGGGGGCAAGGAGTGGATCGCCGCGCTCCAGAAACGCGAGGCGGAGCGGACCGGGATCAGGTCGCTGAAGGTGGGCTACAACAGGGTCTTCGGCTACTACCTCGAGGTGACGAAGGCCAACCTCGGGATGGTGCCGCCGGACTACGTCCGGAAGCAGACCCTCGTCAACGCCGAACGGTTCGTGACCCCGGAGCTCAAGGAGCACGAGGAGCGGGTGCTCAACGCCGAGGGGAAGGCCGCGGCGATGGAGTACGAGCTGTTCGGCGCGATCCGCGAGCGGGTCGTGGCCGAGACGGAGCGGATCCAGCGGATCGGCCGGGGCGCCGCCCTGTTGGACGTGCTGCAGGCGCTCGCGTCCGTCGCGAAACGCAACAACTACGTCCGCCCCGTCGTCAACGGCGCCGATCTGATAGAGATCGTCGACGGCCGGCACCCGGTGATCGAACTCTCCCTCGCCGGGGAGCGGTTCGTCCCCAACGACACCCTGCTCAACACCGAGACCGATCAGCTTCTCATCATCACCGGCCCGAACATGGCGGGGAAGTCGACCTACATACGGCAGACGGCGCTCATCGTCTTGATGGCGCAGATGGGGAGCTTCGTCCCCGCCGCCCGGGCGACGATCGGCGTCGCCGACCGGATCTTCACGCGCGTGGGGGCCTCCGACGAACTCTCCCGGGGGCAGAGCACCTTCATGGTCGAGATGAACGAGACGGCGAATATCCTCAACAACGCGACCGAGAGGAGCCTGATCGTCCTGGACGAGATCGGGCGGGGGACCAGCACCTTCGACGGCATCAGCATCGCCTGGGCCGTGGCCGAGTACCTGCACAACACGCCGGCGGTGCGGGCCCGCACCCTTTTCGCCACGCACTACCACGAACTCACCGAGCTCCAGATGAACCTCCCCGGGGTGAAGAACTACAACGTCGCCGTCCGGGAGTGGAACGACGAGATCATTTTCCTCAGGAAGATCGTCCCCGGCGGCACCGACAAGAGCTACGGGATCCACGTGGCGCG